A genome region from Anastrepha ludens isolate Willacy chromosome 3, idAnaLude1.1, whole genome shotgun sequence includes the following:
- the LOC128858882 gene encoding pH-sensitive chloride channel 2, which produces MGTRMVLQIVVFLVLITLTYTIPADKDCPPLNDADNLSQTQLIQRLTHGCRYDRLERPDSGAPLPIDVYVRAYIYFMQNLEAHDLQFKIHVLLQLRFLDPRLTFRKVAPKRRQPILGEKQLRDTLWMPHIFLANERDSSLLGTNEKDILTSISPDGTVIISSRIKATLYCWMNLQKFPFDEQQCSTILESWMYNTSELVLHWEQKRPITIDPALHLTEYILNGVWSNETVVNADLNDLRHGAFAGNYSSLSFSVHLMREVGFYVMDYFLPSILIVAISWVSFWLQADQAAPRIMLGTSTMLTFITLASAQGKTLPKVSYIKVSEVWFLGCTLFIFGSLIEFAFVNTIWRRKRNVDVKKLNSKHILKSTLSPRPSRRASVRSRSFCAPTATGQGSNEALSFNNYLTVHNIPIHTIHENEALDTSSKDTSFTGTTANTGDSSCSKRDLINMEMGEEQQNNGWTTLTPQEISMWIDRKARCAFPLAFLIFNVFFWTFVYVV; this is translated from the exons ATGGGCACCCGCATGGTTCTGCAAATAGTTGTCTTTCTTGTGCTTATTACTTTAACTTACACCATCCCTGCTGATAAGGACTGTCCACCCTTAAATGATGCTGATAATCTCTCACAGACACAGTTAATTCAGCGTCTCACTCACGGATGTCGTTATGATCGCCTGGAGCGACCAGATAGTGGTGCCCCCCTACCAATAGATGTGTATGTGCGcgcgtacatatattttatgcaaaacttGGAGGCTCATGATTTGCAATTTAAAATACATGTTCTGCTGCAGTTGCGCTTTCTCGATCCACGCCTAACTTTTCGTAAAGTGGCACCAAAAAGAAGACAGCCGATTTTGGGCGAGAAACAGTTACGTGATACGCTTTGGATGCCGCATATTTTTCTGGCAAATGAGAGGGATTCGAGCCTACTGG GCACCAACGAAAAGGACATACTAACTTCAATTTCACCTGATGGCACGGTAATTATCTCGTCCCGTATTAAAGCTACCCTGTACTGCTGGATGAATCTGCAGAAATTTCCTTTTGATGAACAGCAATGCAGTACCATATTAGAGAGTTGGATGTACAATACCTCCGAGCTTGTGCTGCATTGGGAACAAAAGCGGCCGATAACTATTGATCCAGCATTGCATCTTACTGAATACATTTTAAACGGTGTCTGGTCCAATGAAACTGTTGTCAATGCAGACTTGAATGATTTGAGGCATGGTGCCTTTGCTGGGAATTACAGCTCACTGAGTTTTTCGGTGCATTTAATGCGTGAAGTAGGTTTCTACGTCATGGACTATTTCCTGCCCTCAATATTGATTGTGGCCATATCGTGGGTATCATTCTGGTTACAAGCTGATCAAGCGGCGCCACGCATCATGCTTGGCACTAGCACAATGCTAACATTTATAACACTTGCTTCAGCTCAAG GTAAAACTTTACCAAAAGTTAGTTATATAAAAGTCTCCGAAGTGTGGTTTCTTGGTTGCACACTTTTTATTTTCGGTAGTCTAATCGAATTTGCTTTCGTTAATACCATTTGGCGTCGCAAACGCAATGTGGATGTAAAGAAATTGAATAGCAAACATATACTGAAGTCAACGTTGTCGCCACGTCCTTCACGGCGTGCCTCGGTGCGTTCACGTTCCTTTTGTGCGCCAACTGCTACTGGTCAAGGATCCAATGAAGCGTTGTCATTTAATAATTACCTAACCGTACACAATATACCTATTCATACCATACACGAAAATGAAGCACTGGATACCTCGTCGAAAGATACTAGTTTTACCGGCACAACCGCAAATACGGGCGATTCGAGTTGTAGCAAGCGCGATTTGATAAATATGGAAATGGGCGAAGAGCAACAAAATAACGGTTGGACCACGCTTACACCACAAGAAATATCCATGTGGATCGATCGAAAGGCGCGTTGTGCATTTCCATTAGCTTTTCTTATCTTCAACGTATTCTTTTGGACGTTTGTCTATGTGGTTTAG
- the LOC128858881 gene encoding homeobox protein 5 isoform X1, which produces MAEYGLYGAMVRHSLPLPETIIKSAKENDSVAPWLLGMETESMHRKSIEAQQALKDDSGVSDHEDSAGSKSNDDTRRLSSSTESLNVVSPGPTHERQQTSSSATTPTATTASSSSPHIDLSSPSPPTSHATTAALALQLSPLQQHQRHLYHQQAAAAAAALAPPTAQPSYHPLLDAANASAGAATSKDFHMIMNTAVAAAAAAAAASGAVTGSGSAGGGGGGGSSAVGNTSGLHHHAHVAGAVGPYATLEHDPDTFRNNSIACLRAKAQEHQARLLNSGLFLQVRSFAGYQAAASNNAATLRTNNSISNSNNNSNETIKIVDDLDEQCSPIDFGSICNANNSNSSGNNNNTNMNFCLPIATALQHQQQQQQQHQLKLERMSCDL; this is translated from the exons ATGGCCGAGTACGGATTGTATGGAGCGATGGTGCGCCATTCGTTGCCTCTGCCGGAGACCATTATAAAATCGGCAAAAGAGAACGACTCAGTGGCACCATGGCTACTAGGTATGGAGACGgaaa GCATGCATCGCAAATCAATAGAGGCCCAACAGGCATTGAAAGATGATTCTGGCGTTAGCGATCACGAAGACTCGGCCGGCTCGAAGTCCAACGATGATACGCGTCGCTTAAGTTCTTCCACTGAATCATTGAATGTTGTCAGTCCCGGACCGACGCACGAACGCCAACAGACATCCTCCAGTGCGACTACACCCACAGCTACAACCGCTTCATCATCGTCACCGCACATCGACTTAAGTAGTCCCTCCCCCCCAACAAGCCACGCTACAACGGCAGCGCTGGCACTACAATTGTCACCTTTACAACAACATCAGCGTCATTTGTATCATCAgcaagcagcagcagcggctgcGGCACTAGCACCACCAACTGCTCAACCCTCGTACCATCCACTATTGGATGCGGCCAATGCTAGCGCTGGTGCGGCTACAAGTAAGGATTTTCACATGATTATGAATACGGCAGTGGCAGCGGCAGCGGCTGCAGCTGCGGCCAGTGGTGCTGTCACTGGCAGTGGAAGTGCtggtggcggtggcggtggtggAAGCAGCGCTGTTGGCAATACGAGCGGACTGCATCATCATGCGCATGTGGCTGGTGCTGTGGGACCGTATGCGACGCTCGAGCATGATCCGGACACTTTCAG AAACAACTCGATCGCCTGCCTGCGCGCCAAAGCTCAGGAGCACCAAGCTCGTCTACTCAATAGTGGCCTATTTCTACAGGTGCGCTCATTCGCTGGATATCAAGCGGCGGCAAGCAACAATGCGGCTACTCTCAGAACCAATAACAGCATttccaatagcaacaacaatagcaatgaGACCATAAAGATAGTTGACGATTTAGATGAGCAATGCTCGCCAATTGATTTTGGCAGTATTTGTAATGCAAATAATAGTAACAGcagtggcaacaacaacaacacgaatatgaatttttgtttgcccATCGCAACTGCTctgcaacatcaacaacaacagcagcagcaacaccaaTTGAAATTGGAGCGCATGTCTTGTGATCTATAG
- the LOC128858881 gene encoding homeobox protein 5 isoform X2, whose protein sequence is MAEYGLYGAMVRHSLPLPETIIKSAKENDSVAPWLLGMHRKSIEAQQALKDDSGVSDHEDSAGSKSNDDTRRLSSSTESLNVVSPGPTHERQQTSSSATTPTATTASSSSPHIDLSSPSPPTSHATTAALALQLSPLQQHQRHLYHQQAAAAAAALAPPTAQPSYHPLLDAANASAGAATSKDFHMIMNTAVAAAAAAAAASGAVTGSGSAGGGGGGGSSAVGNTSGLHHHAHVAGAVGPYATLEHDPDTFRNNSIACLRAKAQEHQARLLNSGLFLQVRSFAGYQAAASNNAATLRTNNSISNSNNNSNETIKIVDDLDEQCSPIDFGSICNANNSNSSGNNNNTNMNFCLPIATALQHQQQQQQQHQLKLERMSCDL, encoded by the exons ATGGCCGAGTACGGATTGTATGGAGCGATGGTGCGCCATTCGTTGCCTCTGCCGGAGACCATTATAAAATCGGCAAAAGAGAACGACTCAGTGGCACCATGGCTACTAG GCATGCATCGCAAATCAATAGAGGCCCAACAGGCATTGAAAGATGATTCTGGCGTTAGCGATCACGAAGACTCGGCCGGCTCGAAGTCCAACGATGATACGCGTCGCTTAAGTTCTTCCACTGAATCATTGAATGTTGTCAGTCCCGGACCGACGCACGAACGCCAACAGACATCCTCCAGTGCGACTACACCCACAGCTACAACCGCTTCATCATCGTCACCGCACATCGACTTAAGTAGTCCCTCCCCCCCAACAAGCCACGCTACAACGGCAGCGCTGGCACTACAATTGTCACCTTTACAACAACATCAGCGTCATTTGTATCATCAgcaagcagcagcagcggctgcGGCACTAGCACCACCAACTGCTCAACCCTCGTACCATCCACTATTGGATGCGGCCAATGCTAGCGCTGGTGCGGCTACAAGTAAGGATTTTCACATGATTATGAATACGGCAGTGGCAGCGGCAGCGGCTGCAGCTGCGGCCAGTGGTGCTGTCACTGGCAGTGGAAGTGCtggtggcggtggcggtggtggAAGCAGCGCTGTTGGCAATACGAGCGGACTGCATCATCATGCGCATGTGGCTGGTGCTGTGGGACCGTATGCGACGCTCGAGCATGATCCGGACACTTTCAG AAACAACTCGATCGCCTGCCTGCGCGCCAAAGCTCAGGAGCACCAAGCTCGTCTACTCAATAGTGGCCTATTTCTACAGGTGCGCTCATTCGCTGGATATCAAGCGGCGGCAAGCAACAATGCGGCTACTCTCAGAACCAATAACAGCATttccaatagcaacaacaatagcaatgaGACCATAAAGATAGTTGACGATTTAGATGAGCAATGCTCGCCAATTGATTTTGGCAGTATTTGTAATGCAAATAATAGTAACAGcagtggcaacaacaacaacacgaatatgaatttttgtttgcccATCGCAACTGCTctgcaacatcaacaacaacagcagcagcaacaccaaTTGAAATTGGAGCGCATGTCTTGTGATCTATAG
- the LOC128858885 gene encoding protein canopy 4, which yields MRPLILIVPLLVCLAYAGPEEEEGVRYANRCEACKILATELQERLKETGKSHDVIEMGYSLDDVKPKKRTAYRRSELRLLESLENVCERVLEYNLHKERTDSTRFAKGMSQTFQTLHGLVDKGVKVDLGIPYELWDKPPVEVTQMKAQCEEMAENYEDVISDWYFKHQDEKPLIVHLCEDAVLAQDNRKCLTETLPTVESGKQIDDKENTNKNNQKKSKKQSTNIKGDTSKIDANKEEL from the exons ATGAGGCCTCTAATCTTAATAGTGCCGTTGTTGGTGTGTTTAGCGTACGCTGggccggaagaggaagagggtgTGCGCTATGCCAATCGTTGCGAAGCCTGCAAAATTCTTGCCACAGAATTGCAGGAACGCCTCAAGGAAACTGGCAAATCACACGATGTTATCGAAATGGG TTACTCACTCGACGATGTGAAGCCGAAGAAACGCACCGCATATCGGCGCAGTGAACTGCGTTTACTCGAATCACTGGAGAATGTTTGCGAACGTGTTTTGGAGTATAATTTACATAAGGAACGCACCGATAGCACACGCTTTGCCAAAGGTATGTCGCAAACGTTTCAAACTCTGCATGGACTCGTCGACAAGGGAGTTAAAGTGGATTTAGGTATACCCTACGAGTTGTGGGACAAGCCACCGGTAGAAGTGACGCAAATGAAGGCGCAGTGCGAAGAAATGGCTGAAAACTATGAGGATGTTATTTCCGATTGGTATTTTAAGCATCAAGATGAAAAGCCGTTAATTGTACATCTTTGCGAGGATGCGGTGCTGGCCCAAGATAATCGAAAATGTTTGACAGAAACATTGCCGACTGTTGAAAGTGGCAAACAAATTGATGATAAAGAAAATACGAACAAAAATAACCAAAAGAAGTCTAAGAAGCAGTCAACGAACATAAAAGGTGATACAAGTAAAATCGATGCGAACAAAGAAGAGCTTTGA